From the genome of Amyelois transitella isolate CPQ chromosome 14, ilAmyTran1.1, whole genome shotgun sequence:
tcttgcccatggatgtcttaaaaggcgacttaaattctttttgaacgatggactagcaacctgtgactatttgaatctcaaatctattattaagccaaacagctgaatgtggcccatcagtcttttcaaaactgctggctctgtctaccccgcaagggatatagttgtaattatatgtatgtgtagcaTTTACCCTCAACTCTACTTGGATTTAGGATTAAATTTCCCTCTGTCGGAAAAtactccgaaacggcttgaccgattctcatgaacatacatacatacatacatacataaaatcacgcctctttcccggaggggtaggcagagactacctctttccacttgccacgatctctgcatacttctttcgcttcgtccacattcataactctcttcatacaagctcggcggtttcgggtacttttgacctgaccctttaccaggacgtccttaatttgatcaagatacgttcgtctaggtcttcccactccgacctttccctccacactctccttgtatatctgcttagtcaacctgctttcattcatcctctccacatgaccgaaccatcttaacatacccttttctattcctgtaactacatcttctttcacatcacaacattcccttatcacgctgttccttatcctgtcactcaatttcacacccatcatactccttaacgctctcatttccactgcatttattctgctttcatgcttcttttgccatacccaactttcactcccatacattaatgtcgggaccaacacgcccctgtgcacagccagtcgagcctttttggatagtttctgactgctcataaaggcatgcaaagctccattcaccatgttccccgcgttcactctcctttcaatatcactatcatacttgccatctgatgtaaactttgatcctagatatacaaactctttcacttgctccactttttctcctccaatcaaaatattacatgctgtcatttctttctccatatcaaaaaccagtgttttagttttacttacgttcactttcattcctttctcttttaaagcttcatgcatacagtttaccatctcctgtaactcctccgctgatgacgccagtataacctgatcgtcggcatagagcagacatttgacgagtaactcattcatccttaatccacttttagactctttcaaatctgtcaaacagctatccataaataggttgaacagccacggtgacgcaacacatccttgcctaacgcctttctcaatcttaaaccactcagtgtgcgctccgtttatcctgacacaagcactcgaatcctcatataaggatttcagtgctcgtattaagagactgctcaccccatgcatagaaagtgctgaccacaattcattcctctcaactctgtcataggccttttccagatctacgaatgtgcaatagactttttgactcttggccaaaaacttttcggctatgcaccgcaaggaaaagacctgatcagtacatcccattccctttcgaaatcccgcttgagcatcccatattttgtcatcagtttcattcctgactctattaatcaataccttagcatacaatttgccgacgacgctaagcaggcttataccacgataatttttgcagtccagctgtgacccttttcctttgtaaagtggcacgtaaacagccttacaccaatcttttggtactcggccgcttctccaacacaaattgaaaaggcagtacaactgactagctactacgccttttcctgctttaagcatctcgaccgacactctatcacacccagcagcctttcccgctttcatactcttaagtgcttccacaatttcgaacatttcaatttcgccttccatctcattctctttttcttcgctatagcagaaatctttcttatttccttcctttttttcaaataaactttcaaaatagtccttccatatctttagtacacattcttctcctttcacaacgctaccatcctggcatctgatcctagtcagctctctggttatagtatttcctcgggctgaccttacggatttccagaatactttcagatttgactgaaagtcttctgatagccttttatcaaaatcctctttatactcttctttctttctaatcacagctttcttaaccaaatctttcattttcttatattccttacgtgcttcattcacatcttcatctataacctcttgcattcttaagttagcttttgctgctaacaaatccagccatgctttcttctttaatcgcacaagttcttgcacatctttactcatccaagcatttttgtgattttttcctttccttcttctacttacaccacacacttcaacagctactttcacaattctttctttaaattccttccatccatcttcaatatcgctcatttcctctaaatcttcaaattcatccttcagtctattaatatacttcttacctacatccatatcttgcaaattttctacttttactctttccaaagcgctggtttgctcccttaccctgtgccgccagcgattgaagataccccttatccgggatatcaccagtaaatggtccgagtcaatgccagcaccgcgatatgcacgggtatccagcactttgttcttcaatctttcatctacaatcacaaagtctatcatactttttaaaataccttccactcttgtgtaggtgtggatctctttatgttgaaacattgagttcgacacaaaaagatcccactctagacaaatttctaatacacttcttccattatcattcaccttttcgtcaccaaacgcaccaagcaccttttcatatccatcacgctttacacccacccatccattaaaatcacctaacataataatcttctcatttggcttggtaactttcaatacttctcttacactattccagaactcctcgttttcgctttttgctgatgttgtacccctcgaacccacatcccaaggtgcataaacacctagaacgaagatccgagtgattccaactttcagcctaatccatagaagacgagggctgacacactcatactcattcacgcactcagccattcgtgcagaaagaattagaccgaccccttgacagcctcggctggtactggaaattccagaccaatacgccgtgtaagggccgtgctgcgtcgcgtcgcatcctttccgcttcgtttcattcacgcacaacacatccaaacgtctttcatccatcatctggcatacttcctcaatcttatccttcattcctcctcttacattcatcgtcgcaaagcggctttcagcagaccgcataccgctcccgccgggaacgagacgtgatggggtgcggacaccatcgccgccatctaggtgctctttcaaaagatttgcatccatgcgattcccacgagacgctagggaaaaattttgtccgccccagcagagccccgcatgccagggtaaggctagccattacctgggggtcgcccaaccccatggcggaagtggcacgctcgagactaggctcgcccctagccatgcatccatcggcgcggcagaccttagattggcagggatttacattaaagaggaatcccaagtctatcccttagtcggctcttacgacatccgtgggaaagagatggagtggtcctattcttttgtaatggtgccgggaaccacacggcaaaatgaaatttgtgagcatattgagtaggtctgagaatcggcctaggtacatctatttttcatacccctcagtgataagggttgtttaccattaacatttttattttaactagaaattacttaaaacatatttatatggcaaaacaacgtttgccggtacagctagttaaatttataaaataatcctATTATTAGAAAATTCTATGTTCCTACAATCAAGTGACTTCCCAAGTAgacaataagtacctactttaacTACGTAATACGAAGCTGAAAGGCTTCCTTTATACTGTAACAGTTACCTGAGAGGAACATTATTGAAGTAAAGCTATTTTAttctctttaaaattataaaaggtaTTGGAGTTAAAGCTTAAGGTGTTGACATGATCATGAGGTATGATTCTAATCTGGACTGATTAactaacaaaagaaaaaacaaaataacacacAGACTAAATCTCGTTAGGTCTCATTATCCTTCTACTCTTTCCTAATTAACTGTTAGTATTatgtatacaaacatacatataatcacggctatactccttgcggggtagacagagccagcagtcatgaaagactgataggccacgttcagctgtttggctttatgacagaattgagattcaaatagtgataggttgctagcccatcgcctaaaagaagaatctcaagtacataagcctatccctgagtcgccttttacgacatccatgagaaaaagatggagtggtctatATACCTATTAGTGCCGGTTCCCAACACATATACGAAACTAGCtgctgcccgcgacttcgtccgcgtaacccacactaaaaatatttcacccccttaggaatagaatttccaaaaatcctttcttagtggatccctcctaattaaaatctaccttcctgccaaatttcatctttattggctcagtagatttcgagatttcgtgattcctaagtgagtgtttttcgcttttactactctgtcaagaaagtagcgggaaaagatcaataatacacaaactgtttgttattcatccaaatttattttatcaccttcaaaatatgctcctttagaaacgatacacttacgccaacgaataatccaatcatcaaaacattttttaaacgctgtttccggaattgaggtcagttctcgccgcgaattctcttttatgtcttctaccgattgaaaacgggtgccacgaagtggtaatttgagtttaggaaaaagaaaaaagtcggctggagccatatctggtgaatatggtggttgctcgatggtatttgttgagtgtttggttaaaaattcgttcacaattatggccttgtgcgaaggtgcattatcatggtgcaaaatccaagaattttctttccacaaatctggcctttttcgtcggatttgctctcttaaacgccgcataacactcaaataatattccttatttaccgtttgaccttccggcaagaattccgagtgcacaacaccgcgatagtcaaagaaaacagtcaacatgactttgacttttgaacgactttggcgtggttttttcggtttcggttcagttggaaggcgccactccgaagcttgttgactagtttgcatgtcaaactcgtaaacccacgtctcgtcaccagtaacaatgcgtttcatgaatgttgaatcggaattgactcgttctagcatgtcctcagcgactctcatgcgattgagtttttgaaaaaaattcaggtcttttgggactagccgagcggcaacatgtttcatacccaaattattagttaaaatggtacggatcgactcgtgatatacagaaagttcggtggctatctctctcaaagttgaatgaggattttcagtcactatttccttcacttttgcgatgttaacttcagttgcagacgttgatggcctaccagagcgaggcaaatcttccatcacatctcgatcgcttttgaacgctttgtaccactcataagcacgagtttttgataaagtcgattcaccgtaagccttctgtaacattttcagtgactccgaacacgatattccattggcaatgcaaaatttaagacaaactctttgttcgatgtttttatccattatgaaattagcaatacacactagatatgatataactaaaaatagcactgtatttaatgtaaacaacagatgcaactcaaactccgcgccaaaatggaaaacagttgtgccaatctaacaacaacaaaaaaaaacaaaaatttgaatttggaaccataaataaataatccattcccgatacttttctgactgaatgtatatattaaaaaaataccggATTACGCGGCATTGCGACGCATTAGGTACTGAATTgccttttaataattaaatatccaATAATGAATCGTTTGAGTTGGTCGTGGGAAGAATAATTAACAATCATATTAGAACAACACAATTTTCTGTTTTGGACAATCGTCAAACCAGTCTGAGAAACATTCGAGAAACAACACACCAACATCCGAGAAACACAAAACCAATGCTTTTGTTTTAAGGGTTCCGCACCTAAAAGGTAAACACGGTACCCTATTATTAACActccgctgtctgtctgtccgccTGTATGCTATCAgactgtatctcataaacagtgaaagaaagctgaaatttttaCTTAAGTATTTCCTTTGccaatacatacctacacaatcacgtccatattccttgcagggtagaagagtcaacagtcttaaaaagactgatagccacgttcagctgtttggcttaatgatagagatTGTTATTCAAATTCTGAAAAGTTACTAGCCCATTAccaaaatgaatcccaagtttataagtctactCCTTAGTCACACACACTCACAAaatgattttcattcaaatagtgacaggttgctagtctgtcgcttaaaagaaaaatcccaagtttataagcctatcccttagtcgccttgtacgacatccatgggaaagagatggaatggtcttattctttcttttctaatggtgccgggaaccacacggcacaggcaGGGCACTTTGCCAATATAACAACGAATACTAAAGAATAGAAGTAAATTTACTTAGGGGGTACAATAAACGTGTTTTTTTTACCGTTATTTTGTGCTTCATATTAATAAcggtcaaaataaataattaaataacaataatcataaaatattaaagttacaAACGCGATGATGGTATTAAACCGTTCGTGTGCAAATCCGGATCGCACTTAGCCgtgttttttctttgttttaaaaagtacAATTTTCATGGAGTTCCCTTAATTGGATTTCACACTCCTTTATTCAGTTTAACAACcttttaattatcatatcaGATAACGTAATTCTACCTTTTATCCTGAAGCCTGTCAGGGGTGCCTTAGGTATATGTCTTAAAGGAGTCGGATCAAGTTGTAGACTTATTGGATAAGTTGATCCTAACATGACTATACAGATCGCAATATAAAGTTTGTAGAACCGACTTTTACCCACACATGCATACATGTAAACACGtctccattgcggggtagacagagccaacagtattgaaaagactggtaggccaagttcaactgtttggtttaatgatagaattgagatagaaATAAGTGAGTTAAAGAAGAAcctcatgtttataagcctatcttttagtcACTCtgtacgaaatccatgggaaagagaaggaatggttcttttttctattagtacCGTGAGCCACATGGCACGTTTTTGGTATATCGTGAAAATTGTCTTACTTTTTGACTCTTTGTTTTACGGAGACTGTCATTGCTTCGTTTCGACTACAAAAGTTACCAGCCGTAAATTGACAATAATTAGGTTTATGAAGTGtgcaataatatataataatattataaagctgaagagtttgtttgtttgaacgcgctaatctcagaaattacaagttcgaattgaaaaattatcattgcgttgaatagaccatttatcgaggaaggctttagattagactatataacatcacgcaacaactataaaaagcaaagaaataatggaaaacgtgaaaaaaaacggggaaaattattcatccttgagggcttcaatgatgcccaaaataactattccacgcggacgaagtcgtgggcgtagctagtaatgaataaaaggaCAAAAGATCAAGTTGTAGTGTTATTGGATAAGTTGATCCTGTCATGGCTACACAGGTCGCAATATAAAGTTTGTAGAACCGACTTCCGCCCGCTACAAGCTGATAGCGTTTAGGTTATACTTGttaaaagttatatatttcattcCACAGGTTTTGAAAGTACGCTCCCTGAAGCGAGGGAGGTTGCATTACATCTATGTATATGAAAGATTTACCCTGTTgagaagtttaaaaaaaacattttcaaaatatgcgattttcataaattccgaattaaaataatactatgAAAAATTTCCAATCATTAAGCAATCTAGCTGAACGAGATTGAGTTTTTTTTGAGACTGTGTCTTCCCCGTAATGGATAAGgatgtgatatatgtatgaagaTTATTATATCCTCGGTACACTTGTTATATCATACATAcggggccaacagtcttgaaaagactgataagccttgtttagctgtttggcttaacggcagaattgagattcaaatcacttaaaagtagaatttcaagtttataagcctatcccttagtcgccttttacgccatccatgggaaaggatGGAATACTCATATTCTTTTATTCTATTactgccgggaatcacacggttatatccttatcaaacaATAGTGTCTACTCATATGGAAAATATATGAGCAAATACATTGCTTTCATACTTTttagtagttttaaataaatgaagtttCAAAACGAATAGCAGCCGTTACAAAGtcgaaagtaataaataacgtgctatttcattatttaactTAGACAAATTAGCCCAGCTCTCCTAATTAGCCGCTTCTAGTTCATCCCCGCTGCTGAGTACAAACAAAAGCTCAGCTTTTTTACTCTTTGCTTTCAGCGTCAGAGAGAGCTttcgtttcttttttatttatttattcagcgAGTTTGTAATTTAACGGTGTATCGGAGACAGTTTCTTTTTACTTGACGTCAGCTGAAAACGTGTGTGCTTTAGGATGTacggaataataataaaataattttctctgTGTGTGTGACTAAGGAGtaaggttataaacttgggattcttcttttgggcaatgggctagcaacctatcacaatttgaattacaatttctatcattaagacaaataactgaacgtggcctaacagtctttccaagactgttgtatctgtctacaccgcaagggatatagacgtgactatatgtatgagtatgtttgtttttcgtGAGTGTATTTTCATTCTGTTTGGTAGCAAAGGAAAATAGTGTGTGTCAGAGAATTCattgtacctttattttattccggACATTTcgaatcataaataaatatgtagtaggtataatgtaacgcgaaagtttaaaatcatgtCTCATTTTGGCACCCGATTTTCTATAGTTTCTAtaaaacgtacatacatacatatagtcgcgtCTTTATTTCTACGagatcccttgcggggtagacagagccaacagtctcgaaaatactgataggccacgttcagctgttaggtttaatgatagaattgaggtttaaatagtgacaggttgttagcccatcgcttaaaaaaggaATCGCAAGATAATCCTCTTAGTCTTAGTCTGTGATgagaagagatggagtggtcctattctttttttaatataaaataagtttggGATCTACCTatgtagggatcgtggcaaatggtaGTAATATAATCTCTGCCTGTCCCCCCAGGATAGAAGCGTAATTATATTCTGTATAAAATAGCCTACCCTAGGCTAGCAATTTTGTAAGCAAGACCTAGAAAAACTTAGGTCACTTGCCAAATAGAGCATTGTTAATCCCATGGTAGATACACGGGGTGTAGGTGGGGCGACGGCCGGTCGCGTCGGGGTGGCGCCCGTGACGTCACGGGAATAGTGGGTCAGTGGGGTAGCCAAACAGCGATTCAaggtctgtttgtctgtatgacTGGGTAATGAGAAGCCTTGGGGCCATTTGGGgagtgtatacatacatataatcacgtctatatcccttgctgggtagacggagctaacggacttgaaaagactgataggccacgttcagctatttggctttatgatggaattgagattcaaatagtgacaggttgctagcccatcgcctaagaggagaatcccaagtttataagcatattccttagtcgccttttatgacatccatgggaacgagatggagtggtcctattctttttttttattggtgccgggaaccacacggcgctggAGTGTGTAATCAGTTAATACTACATGTATAATGGGGTAGGTAGGTGGTCGTGTGATAAAGGTATTAAGGCtttctaaattttaaataaaaaaataatttcaagactgttggtaatgtctaccccgcaagggatatagacgtgaccatatgtatgtatgtatgtaataaataaatatatacgggacaaattacatagattgagttagcctcgaagttcgagatttgtgtcacgagataggtactaactcaacgatactatgtttataataaatacttatatagataaatatccaagatccaagccaatcagaaacatttattttctcatcatgccatggccgggattcgaacccgggacctccggtgtcacagacaagcgtactaccgctgcgccacagattacctattatattctaatgactatattctattctaatgacTAGATATGTATAATTTCCATCGACAAATGTTCTATCTATTATGTCATATCAACACGACCCTGGCAAAAGCTggcgaaattataaaaatgtatcaaaaaCATATCGAGGTCGCGGGATTCACCCTGTTACCCTGAAGATTCACCCGCGGGGCGACGGCGAGGCGCGACCGACCGGCGCCTTCAGAATCGATGTCAGATGATCGAGGTTTATATCCGAATGGACCTCTTTGGCAGACAATAGTGGCGTTTTAATGGGAAGGCAAGACTGATTGAATTTAACAGTCATTGCGTGTTTAATAAGTTTGTTACCTACACCAATCTGTCTTCAgtcggtgccgtgtggttcccggcaccagtacaaaaaagaataggaccactccatctctttcctatggatttcgttaaaggcgactaagggataggcttacaaacttgggattctttttttaggcgatgcgctagcaatctgtcacgatttgaatctcaattctatcattaagccaaatagctgagcatggcctatcagtcttttcaagactattggctctgcctaccccacgagggatataaacgtgattatatgtatgtatgtgtcaatcggtctgaacgtggccttcgtTCCAGTACCAGTAAGAGATAAAAACTGGGAAATAGTTATAACTTTCGCTTTGATGGAGTAAGTGACTCATTAGCAGgaaatataggtaggtacttacatcgGAAGCTCTTGGATGTATGAATGATATCAGGCATGAATATGTACTACCAcacctgtttcccattggggtaggcagagactatggatttccacttgcttcCTTCATCCTCCAGATCTCTCTCGCTTCCTCcacataactcttttcatgcattttCGACGATAAcgggtacctacttatatagtATCGATAAATTATGTCATTTTAGTCAAAATCATTTCGTTATGTTTCTTCCATTCGCAGATGGTACATTATgacattatttcatttttattgccAGTtagctgaacatagccttCATTATATCTCCAGGGTATAACTTAACGCACGAAAATGTCCATGAGCAATAAGTTTGTTCAACCTAGTTCAGTTATAacggtttaaaattttaaaacaacacCATAAATTGCCCAAGTAAAAAGGGCCcattttttctcataaattaaataaataataaataaataaatatatacgggacaaattacacagattgagtcagcctcgaagtaagttcgaaacttgtgttacgatatactaactcaacgatactagatatattttagaataaatacttatatacatagataaacatccaagacccaggccagtcagagaaagttcgtttctcatcatgccctggccgggattcgaacccgggacctccggtgacacagacaagcgcactaccgctgcgccacagaggctgtcaaatgttaatgttattttgaCCTAATGTTCTTCGGCATGACGGTTTTGGCATAATCAACTTTTAGGCTAGGTTAGTTATGCATATTTACGGTTTAATGTAAAACATTATGCGAAAGAAAGTTATGCTTAAAAGTCATTATGGCAGACAGAGCCcaaaatctcgaaaagactgaaaggccacgttaagcacGATATTAtgttacattcatacatacatataatcacgtctatatcccttgcggggtagacagagccaacagtcttgaatatctgaaaggtcacgttcaggtgttaggcttaatgatcgaattgagattcggaTAATGTCAGATTTCtgatccatcgcctaaaaggagaatcccaagttgaaaTAAGTACGTACGAGTTTTTTACAAGGAAAATAGTGAAAAATCTTTATGAAAACTTGATTAAATATGCCATGAATTTAATCGTATCATGCAATCTATTGTTTCGACTGCGCGTTGTCAGTCGGTCAATCATCATCATTCAGCGGATCATTCACggaaatgattttttatttactgttaTTACTAGGCTTTGCTCCATGGTGACGGCTgccttaaaattattaaaatcggtCAAGTAATGTTTAGTTTCTtcttctattaaaaaaatagaacacaatttttttatataacatttaagtatgatatagttttttattagttCGCGTTTCACTGACCTCTAACAACATAATGTTGTAGTATATATAGTGGTTGGctaagttttttttcttcaaagaTACGGCAGCACTTCAAATagattgaaatttgaaaatagaatttgTGTTTCGCTCGCCAAACATGGGTTGTACGTTTGATA
Proteins encoded in this window:
- the LOC132902512 gene encoding protein GVQW3-like codes for the protein MDKNIEQRVCLKFCIANGISCSESLKMLQKAYGESTLSKTRAYEWYKAFKSDRDVMEDLPRSGRPSTSATEVNIAKVKEIVTENPHSTLREIATELSVYHESIRTILTNNLGMKHVAARLVPKDLNFFQKLNRMRVAEDMLERVNSDSTFMKRIVTGDETWVYEFDMQTSQQASEWRLPTEPKPKKPRQSRSKVKVMLTVFFDYRGVVHSEFLPEEGAYFEGDKINLDE